The Urbifossiella limnaea genome has a window encoding:
- a CDS encoding FG-GAP repeat domain-containing protein, with amino-acid sequence MTRRRSRLELNLLEDRVTPVLGGFDVPVLADVDDPVVPAAPIPPGQTERPDFTGVVAVGSGGTGFLLDRGAFVVGSRHIVTAAHVDPQVGDIITFFRRLPDGNLDRVQIPVIEVWNHPEWTGNVSDGVGDVSLVTLAAVAPFGVEDYAMYTAGQTAQRSEIGQTYYMAGFGLTGTGFTGQSNNEELQRITISGNGGQFQLVVQGPSGGPVTTAPLPFNPTAIQIQNALAAIGFNTLVSSIYTGPLAPTATQRSFEILFLPLVNYPRIQFQQYNPDPLVLNGNFGTVTSTTLVNGLIDPEAQRLTIDAAGGNFTLSYGPTATAPIVFDPANPTATADRIQQALQNLGAAGPGEVTVRAPSTGINTGTYQIVFDQIGFDIPLLTANPAGLQGGTGTVKVATIMDGGFRPLRAGSNVHDAVDKATLRSDFVATQPDSSEGQGDSGSAGFVQLADGSLAAISVVSYGQNPPNSGGRIFPFGSLSFNTRLSRYEADIMNQANGVVLVSGVPTQNRYPLTLDMQYQFAGFDGVPDVITVKQASVFDRTAGTNVPAIEVYVRDPATSQDVLYYRDRVDRIDSIRLVGTSDDETFIISPGVSKVVSVIGGFGNDTVVGPDAATAWRFTGAGVGTGDTPTTDFDFQGIENVVGGVGADTFSFTGAASLVGTINGGAGLDAIDTSARFTGISVLLLGASTDVGGVDGFYGNTTGVAAPAAKGFINIDGFTGYAFGGGDTLITPGVAGTFTHNGTGGTYVSATGLPLNYSGVDVLIGGAAADTFNVRSLAYALTIDGGSGDDVVNVAADAPTMAANGTITANLVVRGGAGTDTFRFNGNAANESVTARVVGPQTGDVLGLTPANIQVAFDTLEQFLFDGRGGTNTFTALDISGTSLGTPTDPGSGIVYSPTGPTGGGARINGVTVGGFALGSFTVNGDPDNSGDDDVLTVVGTSAPGLQSAFGEGVVGDGRDRITVTEQQVSFVSAAAGPLLPVRIGFTNGFQTFSTLYVAGGNERGNEGDTFDLPTSLTFNLVADGMLPSPSARPGDRLVLSAPGGSDAQLVTDPSLGPTQVRVTARADGSSAGVLGFESGVPAVPGAGAVVVGSDTGYPSTFRVFDRITGAFRYEVTPFENFFDGLKVASGDVNGDGIADVVVGAGPGGGPRVAAYDGLTGEKLYDFFGYEESFRGGVTVAVGDVDLDGFGDFILGTGPGGGPRVRVISGRDGAAIRDVFPYEMSFRGGVSVAAGDVNGDGVPDLITSAGEGGGPRVVVVDGVTSGLLASFFVFNPNSRAGFSAAGADVNGDGFADVIAGSGAGEQAQVRVFSGINRAVLSDFYINDPFNPGLPSSPIGAGVRVAAADTDGDGVADVVTGLGPGGDAVVRTYKVTGVNPETNALFPTLAEIRRQDAFDVGFNFGIFVGASD; translated from the coding sequence ATGACCCGCCGCCGCAGCCGCCTGGAACTCAACCTGCTGGAAGACCGGGTTACGCCGGTCCTCGGGGGTTTTGACGTTCCCGTCCTCGCGGATGTCGACGATCCGGTCGTTCCCGCCGCCCCGATTCCGCCGGGGCAGACCGAGCGGCCCGACTTCACGGGTGTGGTCGCCGTCGGCAGCGGGGGCACCGGGTTCCTCCTGGACCGCGGCGCGTTCGTGGTCGGCAGCCGCCACATCGTCACCGCCGCCCACGTCGACCCGCAGGTCGGCGACATCATCACCTTCTTCCGCCGCCTCCCGGACGGGAACCTCGACCGCGTGCAGATCCCGGTTATCGAGGTCTGGAACCACCCGGAGTGGACGGGGAACGTCAGCGACGGCGTGGGCGACGTGTCGCTCGTCACGCTCGCTGCCGTGGCCCCGTTCGGGGTCGAAGACTACGCCATGTACACCGCCGGCCAGACCGCCCAGCGGTCGGAGATCGGCCAGACGTACTACATGGCCGGGTTCGGCCTCACCGGCACCGGGTTCACCGGACAGTCGAATAACGAAGAGTTGCAGCGGATCACCATCAGCGGGAACGGCGGGCAGTTCCAACTCGTAGTGCAGGGGCCCAGTGGGGGACCGGTCACCACTGCCCCGCTCCCATTCAACCCGACCGCGATCCAGATTCAGAACGCACTGGCGGCGATTGGGTTCAACACGCTCGTGAGCTCCATCTACACCGGCCCGCTGGCTCCGACCGCCACCCAGCGGAGCTTTGAAATCCTGTTCCTGCCGCTGGTCAACTACCCCCGGATCCAGTTCCAGCAGTACAACCCCGACCCGCTGGTGCTGAACGGGAACTTCGGCACGGTCACGAGCACTACGCTGGTCAACGGCCTGATCGACCCCGAGGCCCAGCGGCTGACCATCGACGCCGCCGGGGGCAACTTCACGCTTTCCTACGGCCCCACCGCCACCGCCCCAATCGTGTTCGACCCGGCAAACCCGACCGCCACCGCCGACCGCATCCAGCAAGCCCTGCAGAACCTCGGCGCGGCCGGCCCCGGCGAGGTCACCGTCCGCGCCCCCTCGACCGGGATCAACACCGGCACCTACCAGATCGTGTTCGACCAGATCGGCTTCGACATCCCGCTCCTCACCGCAAACCCCGCCGGGCTCCAGGGCGGCACTGGCACGGTGAAGGTGGCGACGATCATGGACGGCGGGTTCCGCCCGCTCCGGGCCGGGTCGAACGTGCACGACGCGGTCGACAAGGCCACGCTCCGCAGCGACTTCGTCGCTACACAGCCGGACAGTAGTGAGGGTCAGGGCGACTCCGGCAGCGCGGGATTTGTGCAACTGGCTGACGGCAGCCTCGCCGCCATCTCGGTCGTATCCTACGGCCAGAACCCGCCGAACTCCGGCGGCCGCATCTTCCCGTTCGGCAGCCTGTCGTTCAACACCCGCCTGTCACGGTACGAGGCGGACATCATGAATCAGGCCAACGGCGTTGTCCTGGTCAGCGGGGTGCCGACCCAGAACCGCTACCCACTCACGCTGGACATGCAGTACCAGTTCGCCGGGTTCGACGGCGTGCCCGACGTCATCACCGTGAAGCAGGCGAGCGTGTTCGACCGCACGGCCGGGACGAACGTGCCAGCCATCGAGGTGTACGTACGCGACCCGGCCACCAGTCAGGACGTGCTCTACTACCGCGACCGGGTCGACCGCATCGACTCCATCCGCCTCGTGGGCACCTCCGACGACGAGACGTTCATCATCTCGCCGGGCGTGAGCAAGGTCGTGAGCGTCATCGGCGGGTTCGGCAACGACACCGTCGTGGGGCCGGACGCGGCGACGGCGTGGCGGTTCACCGGCGCCGGCGTCGGCACGGGCGACACCCCCACGACCGACTTCGACTTCCAGGGGATCGAGAACGTCGTCGGCGGCGTCGGGGCCGATACCTTCTCGTTCACCGGTGCTGCGTCGCTGGTCGGTACCATCAACGGCGGCGCCGGGCTCGACGCCATTGACACGTCCGCCCGGTTCACCGGCATTTCCGTCCTCTTGCTCGGCGCCAGCACCGACGTGGGCGGGGTCGACGGGTTCTACGGCAACACGACCGGCGTCGCCGCCCCGGCCGCCAAGGGGTTCATCAACATCGACGGGTTCACCGGCTACGCCTTCGGCGGCGGCGACACCCTCATCACCCCGGGCGTCGCCGGTACGTTCACCCACAACGGCACCGGCGGGACGTACGTTTCGGCGACCGGCCTGCCCCTGAACTACTCGGGCGTGGACGTACTCATCGGCGGCGCGGCGGCGGACACGTTCAACGTCCGCTCGCTCGCCTACGCCCTCACCATCGACGGCGGCTCGGGTGACGACGTGGTGAACGTGGCCGCCGACGCGCCGACCATGGCCGCCAACGGCACGATCACCGCCAACCTCGTCGTCCGCGGCGGGGCCGGCACCGACACCTTCCGGTTCAACGGCAATGCTGCCAACGAGTCGGTCACCGCCCGAGTGGTCGGCCCGCAGACGGGTGACGTACTCGGCCTGACGCCCGCGAACATCCAGGTGGCGTTCGACACCCTGGAGCAGTTCCTGTTTGACGGCCGCGGCGGCACCAACACGTTTACCGCGCTCGACATCTCCGGCACGTCGCTCGGCACGCCGACCGACCCGGGCTCCGGCATCGTCTACTCCCCGACCGGGCCGACCGGCGGCGGCGCCCGCATCAACGGGGTCACCGTCGGCGGGTTCGCCCTCGGCTCGTTCACGGTGAACGGCGACCCGGACAACTCGGGCGACGACGACGTGCTTACGGTCGTGGGCACCAGCGCCCCCGGCCTCCAGTCGGCGTTCGGCGAGGGGGTCGTGGGCGACGGCCGCGACCGCATTACCGTCACCGAGCAGCAGGTGTCGTTCGTGAGCGCCGCGGCCGGCCCGCTGCTGCCGGTGCGGATCGGCTTCACGAACGGCTTCCAGACGTTCTCGACGCTCTACGTCGCGGGTGGTAACGAGCGCGGCAACGAGGGCGACACGTTCGACCTGCCGACCTCTCTGACGTTCAACCTAGTCGCCGACGGCATGCTGCCGAGCCCCTCGGCCCGGCCCGGCGACCGGCTCGTGCTGAGCGCCCCTGGTGGGTCCGACGCCCAGCTCGTGACCGACCCGAGCCTCGGGCCGACACAGGTCCGTGTCACCGCCCGCGCCGACGGCTCCTCGGCCGGCGTGCTCGGGTTCGAGTCGGGCGTGCCGGCGGTGCCGGGCGCCGGCGCGGTCGTCGTCGGCAGCGACACGGGCTACCCCTCGACGTTCCGGGTGTTCGACCGCATCACCGGCGCGTTCCGCTACGAGGTGACGCCGTTCGAGAACTTCTTCGACGGGCTCAAGGTCGCCAGCGGCGACGTGAACGGCGACGGCATCGCCGACGTGGTGGTCGGCGCCGGGCCGGGCGGCGGCCCGCGGGTGGCCGCCTACGACGGCCTGACCGGCGAGAAGCTGTACGACTTCTTCGGCTACGAAGAGTCGTTCCGCGGCGGCGTGACGGTGGCCGTCGGCGACGTGGACTTGGACGGGTTCGGCGACTTCATCCTCGGCACCGGCCCCGGCGGCGGCCCGCGCGTCCGGGTCATCAGCGGCCGCGACGGGGCCGCGATCCGCGACGTGTTCCCGTACGAAATGTCGTTCCGCGGCGGCGTGTCGGTGGCCGCCGGCGACGTGAACGGCGACGGCGTGCCGGACCTGATCACGAGCGCCGGCGAGGGCGGCGGCCCGCGGGTGGTGGTGGTGGACGGCGTCACGTCCGGCCTGCTGGCGAGCTTCTTCGTGTTCAACCCGAACAGCCGGGCCGGGTTTAGCGCCGCCGGGGCCGACGTGAACGGCGACGGGTTCGCGGACGTGATCGCCGGCTCCGGGGCCGGGGAGCAGGCCCAGGTCCGCGTCTTCAGCGGGATCAACCGGGCGGTGCTGAGCGACTTCTACATCAACGACCCGTTCAACCCGGGCCTCCCCTCGTCGCCGATCGGGGCGGGGGTGCGGGTCGCCGCGGCCGACACTGACGGCGACGGCGTGGCCGACGTCGTGACCGGCCTCGGGCCGGGCGGCGACGCGGTGGTCAGGACGTACAAGGTGACCGGCGTCAACCCGGAGACGAACGCCCTGTTCCCGACGCTGGCCGAGATCCGCCGGCAGGACGCCTTCGACGTCGGGTTCAACTTCGGCATCTTCGTCGGGGCCAGCGACTGA